The sequence GGATACTCTGAGATTGAGCGTGCCATCGTAAGACCGTATGAAGGGATCAAGTTGGCAGCCCACTATGGCTGTCATGTGACTCGCCCATACGACATCGTTGGAGTCGACGACCCTGAGAACCCCACTATCATCGACCGCATAGTCGAGCTGGCGGGAGGAGAGGCGGTCGACTATGCCGGCAAGACCCGTTGCTGCGGCGGCCCCATTCTGGCAATGGACCCATCCACTGCGGCCAAGATAGGGCTTGAGAAGATACACAACATCGCTGCGGCAGGTGCTCAGGGAATCGTCACGGCGTGCGTCTTCTGTGACATCCAGCTCACGCAAGTGCAGTTTGGAGAGTCTCAGGAATCTGTTGCCAAGATACCAGTCATACCCGTTGTGCAGTATCTGGGTGTTGCCATGGGAATAAGTGAAGATGTACTTGGACTTCAGATGAACAAGATAAGTCCACATGCGATCATCAGCGCAGGAGGAAGGTAATGTATGACTGTGACGGATGAACCTAGAATCGGCGTGTTTGTGTGCCACTGTGGTCACAACATCGCGGGTACCGTTGATGTGCGTAGAGTTGCGACTGTCTCGTCGCAGCTTCCCAACGTGGTGTTCTCAACGGATGAGATGTTCATGTGCTCTGATGCAGGACAGCAACTCATTCGCGACAAAGTGGCAGAGCTGGGTCTGAACCGTGTTGTTGTGGCCAGCTGTTCACCCAGGATGCATGAACCAACCTTCAGGAGAGTGTGTGAAGAGTCTGGCATCAACAGGTATCTCTTCGAGCAGGTGAACCTTCGAGAGCACGTATCATGGTGTCACATGCGAGAGCCCGAGCTGGCGACCCAGAAGGCGATTGACCTTGTCCGGATGGCCGTAGCACGCGCACGGAGACTGGAGCCTCTCCCGGTCAAGAGAGTCAAGATAGCTCCGCGTGCACTCATTGTTGGTGGTGGCATCTCTGGATTGACAGCGGCTCTCGATATTGCAGACAGGGGTTTCGAGGTGGTCCTTGTCGAGAGAGACGACCATCTCGGCGGGAACGTGATGAAGTGGAACCACATGTACCCGGGCGACAAGCCCGGAGCAGAAGTCGCTGAGCCACTCATATCAAGAGTGAGCAGCCACAATATGATCAAGGTCCTACTCAACACTGAGGTAGAAGCGCTTGACGGTTATGTGGGCAACTTTGATGTCACAGTGAAGAACAAGAAGGATGGCGGGTCCTCCGTTCTCAGCGTGGGCACCATCATCCTGGCGACCGGGTTCAAGTCGTTCGTACCGGAGGGCTACTATAGCTATGGCGCGTCACCGGACATCATGACACTGGCTGAGTTTCAGCAGTTGCCGGTCGGAGAGACGGTCCCGAGACCAAGCACTGGCAAGCCCGCAACGAAAGTTGCCTTCATTGGGTGTGTTGGC is a genomic window of Candidatus Thorarchaeota archaeon containing:
- a CDS encoding CoB--CoM heterodisulfide reductase iron-sulfur subunit B family protein, with product MKEILLYRGCTTPVRLPAYEAATIAVLKKLGVSVLEMNDVNCCGAQYIESLSRSAYAAMSGRILALAEEEGKDILALCGACSGSLKINKHYLDNNEAARRELNDILAEEGLRYSGKARVRHLLQVLSEDIGYSEIERAIVRPYEGIKLAAHYGCHVTRPYDIVGVDDPENPTIIDRIVELAGGEAVDYAGKTRCCGGPILAMDPSTAAKIGLEKIHNIAAAGAQGIVTACVFCDIQLTQVQFGESQESVAKIPVIPVVQYLGVAMGISEDVLGLQMNKISPHAIISAGGR
- a CDS encoding CoB--CoM heterodisulfide reductase iron-sulfur subunit A family protein, with product MTVTDEPRIGVFVCHCGHNIAGTVDVRRVATVSSQLPNVVFSTDEMFMCSDAGQQLIRDKVAELGLNRVVVASCSPRMHEPTFRRVCEESGINRYLFEQVNLREHVSWCHMREPELATQKAIDLVRMAVARARRLEPLPVKRVKIAPRALIVGGGISGLTAALDIADRGFEVVLVERDDHLGGNVMKWNHMYPGDKPGAEVAEPLISRVSSHNMIKVLLNTEVEALDGYVGNFDVTVKNKKDGGSSVLSVGTIILATGFKSFVPEGYYSYGASPDIMTLAEFQQLPVGETVPRPSTGKPATKVAFIGCVGSREPGVRGHEHCSRYCCSAVAKAAADTRGKTDEVLVLYQDIRTYGRGHEEFYRLAREKHVIYSRFPAAKKPEVSPEMSPRSSLRQNVEPSRIVSTGRLSPRCARSCP